The following are encoded in a window of Helicoverpa armigera isolate CAAS_96S chromosome 24, ASM3070526v1, whole genome shotgun sequence genomic DNA:
- the LOC110380664 gene encoding uncharacterized protein LOC110380664 isoform X5, protein MYKHAVAIKEMPANMTKGLREDKELDPLAKGLLLNRQWGATGAPVTWRVDRFHDTDPWAAADIKVQMKHIAPAPLYPVQSIQNIQSFRPYEPVSLVGGAGSTGSAGSATAAGSAAHGWSHAARGWAAGAVLLALLVIIVRAAENCLHKKLFKAIYMHTNVGAGEMQQDVLQGHYRLQGVRRQESDEWTTPNVMATSLQQHEYEARLSAPAQDVCCDLPPPYSECAAKRDEPPPPYSACYVTYTAPPASDTRHDTGDAAPRTQLVFDNGRIVERLSAVSSDSDAAAASAAPHSSRPELKDRVVYVDETADTAPPDRALLV, encoded by the exons ATGTATAAACATGCAGTCGCAATTAAAGAGATGCCTGCAAATATGACGAAGGGTTTACGGGAAGACAAAGA ACTGGACCCGCTGGCGAAGGGCTTGCTGCTGAACCGGCAGTGGGGGGCGACGGGCGCGCCGGTCACGTGGCGCGTCGACCGCTTCCACGACACCGACCCCTGGGCCGCGGCTGATATCAAG GTGCAGATGAAACACATAGCACCCGCTCCGCTTTACCCCGTGCAGAGCATTCAGAACATCCAGAGCTTCAGGCCGTACGAGCCGGTGTCGCTGGTGGGAGGGGCTGGCTCGACGGGGTCGGCGGGGAGTGCGACGGCTGCAGGCAGCGCGGCGCACGGCTGGTCGCACGCGGCGCGCGGCTGGGCGGCGGGCGCGGTGCTGCTGGCGCTGCTCGTCATCATCGTGCGAGCCGCCGAGAACTGCCTCCACAAGAAACTCTTCAAAGCCATATACATGCACACTA ATGTGGGCGCAGGGGAGATGCAGCAAGACGTGCTGCAGGGACACTACCGACTGCAAGGAG TGAGAAGACAGGAATCGGACGAGTGGACGACGCCGAATGTGATGGCTACAAGTT TGCAGCAGCACGAGTATGAGGCTCGCCTGTCGGCGCCGGCACAGGACGTGTGCTGCGACCTGCCGCCGCCCTACTCTGAGTGCGCCGCCAAGCGCGacgagccgccgccgccgtacTCCGCCTGCTACGTCACGTACACCGCACCGCCCGCGTCCGACACCCGGCACGACACCGGCGACGCGGCGCCGCGCACACAGCTAGTGTTCGACAACGGTAGGATAGTGGAGAGGCTCAGCGCAGTGAGCAGCGACAGTGACGCGGCGGCCGCCAGTGCTGCCCCGCACAGCAGTCGGCCGGAGCTCAAGGACAGAGTGGTGTAT